A single region of the Podospora pseudopauciseta strain CBS 411.78 chromosome 1, whole genome shotgun sequence genome encodes:
- a CDS encoding hypothetical protein (EggNog:ENOG503P0T1): MSLTVTSEPSKTMSSLRADPSSQQQQPTVNMVIRQDPFYVTLDASALLAVSILTVLGMHFVDHLLLEFLIIAVPIALLIHNDYLNFLKLGPGGTPPTPSGYARLTFYRLFTLRDPFTPPPRNVVSSPSTGILSKLPYRPGPRPTVAGLAPQRQLNQHGSVECYNRLRAALENLSKKHPNVFVTATSCLEKHGFALFARHPLNVCGNGEIVHIHSSDRSMHMNLHPDDIKEILEKGWGQRHPMAWSGWVRAPLPETFSMVYAPRDESDLKIVCRIVEAAIWYVIAEKVEIELE, from the exons ATGTCTCTCACAGTCACCTCAGAGCCATCAAAAACCATGTCCTCCCTACGCGCCGACCCGTcctcccaacaacagcaacccaCCGTCAACATGGTCATCCGCCAAGACCCATTCTACGTAACACTCGACGCCTCCGCCCTCCTGGCCGTCTCCATCCTGACAGTCCTGGGAATGCACTTCGtcgaccacctcctcctcgagttcctcatcatcgccgtccccatcgccctcctcatccacaacGACTACCTCAACTTCCTCAAGCTCGGCCCCGGTGGgacaccccccaccccctccggctACGCCCGTCTAACCTTTTACcgcctcttcaccctccgCGACCCCTTCACACCCCCCCCTCGGAACGtcgtctcctccccctccaccgggATCCTATCCAAACTCCCTTACCGCCCGGGCCCTCGTCCAACCGTAGCCGGTCTGGCACCCCAGCGTCAGCTAAACCAGCACGGCTCAGTAGAGTGCTACAACCGACTGAGGGCAGCACTCGAGAACCTGTCAAAGAAGCACCCCAATGTGTTTGTCACCGCAACGTCTTGTCTGGAGAAGCACGGGTTTGCGCTGTTCGCGAGACACCCGTTGAATGTTTGTGGGAACGGGGAGATTGTCCATATTCACAGTTCGGATAGGTCGATGCATATGAACTTGCACCCGGATGATATCAAGGAGATTTTGGAGAAAGGGTGGGGGCAGAGGCATCCGATGGCGTGGAGCGGGTGGGTTAGGGCGCCGTTGCCGGAGACGTTTAGTATGGTTTATGCTCCTAGGG ATGAGAGTGACTTGAAGATTGTTTGTCGGATTGTTGAGGCGGCGATTTGGTATGTGATTGCGGAGAAGGTTGAGATTGAGCTTGagtga